Proteins encoded in a region of the Synechococcus sp. BIOS-U3-1 genome:
- a CDS encoding carbohydrate porin has protein sequence MFSSFGVRINETTTKLDGQTSFVIGANSFGGNLFYSNENLSAINSVFPSDGEGAGGVAIVVGSDDLGVDFPQGTSYQDYAATQYGAATFNYDIQLNFNTSFTGKDLLTTTLRAGNFGSSSFGGGPTTLSTLEVASDSLDGGGAGDAVYIDKIFYSAPLGADFTFIVGANVGQDDMMPMWPSIYPSGDGNTVLDVLTLNGAPGAYNKTQGPGAALNYENNGWIAGVQYVCDIGTCTGGNPQSGGIAADQSNGVGTVQVGYQAEQWGVAAVYSWLQNPALLPYSTAYTQLSYLQDSVDMSLNAFALSAYWQPEDTGWIPAVSAGWGLNSTNFNDSDEIPDGYVSTSQSWQVALHWDDAFIQGNTAGMAVGQATFATDLVGGGTPSDANYVWEWFYGFQVTDNVTLTPTLFYLSRPLGQLSFDGEEGKDGSFNQFGGIVRTTFTF, from the coding sequence TTGTTTTCCTCTTTTGGTGTGAGGATCAATGAAACCACCACCAAACTTGATGGTCAGACAAGTTTTGTGATTGGTGCGAATTCCTTCGGTGGCAACCTTTTTTACAGCAATGAAAATCTCAGTGCGATTAACAGTGTCTTCCCTAGCGATGGCGAAGGTGCTGGTGGTGTTGCAATTGTGGTTGGTTCTGATGATCTTGGCGTTGATTTCCCTCAGGGAACGAGTTATCAGGATTACGCAGCCACCCAATATGGAGCAGCAACATTTAACTACGATATTCAGCTGAATTTTAATACCAGTTTTACTGGTAAGGATTTGTTGACCACCACCCTTCGTGCTGGGAATTTTGGTAGCTCCAGTTTTGGTGGCGGTCCTACCACACTTTCCACGCTTGAAGTCGCTTCTGATTCTCTTGACGGTGGCGGAGCTGGTGACGCTGTTTATATTGACAAAATCTTTTATTCAGCCCCTCTTGGTGCTGATTTTACTTTCATTGTCGGAGCCAATGTTGGCCAAGATGACATGATGCCAATGTGGCCGTCGATTTATCCTTCGGGCGATGGCAACACAGTTTTAGATGTTTTGACACTGAATGGTGCCCCTGGTGCTTACAACAAAACGCAGGGTCCTGGTGCTGCACTCAACTACGAAAATAATGGTTGGATCGCGGGTGTTCAGTATGTTTGTGACATCGGAACATGTACTGGCGGTAACCCCCAGTCAGGTGGAATCGCTGCTGATCAATCTAATGGTGTAGGAACCGTTCAGGTTGGTTATCAGGCCGAACAGTGGGGCGTCGCTGCTGTGTATTCCTGGTTGCAGAATCCAGCACTTCTTCCCTACTCAACTGCTTACACGCAGCTGAGTTACCTACAGGACAGTGTTGATATGTCCCTTAATGCCTTTGCACTATCAGCCTATTGGCAGCCTGAAGATACGGGCTGGATTCCTGCCGTTAGTGCTGGCTGGGGTCTGAACAGCACCAATTTCAATGACAGTGATGAGATTCCTGATGGTTATGTCTCCACGTCGCAGTCTTGGCAGGTCGCACTCCACTGGGATGATGCGTTTATTCAGGGCAACACCGCTGGTATGGCTGTTGGTCAAGCAACCTTTGCGACGGATCTTGTTGGCGGTGGTACGCCTTCTGACGCTAACTATGTATGGGAATGGTTTTATGGATTTCAGGTCACTGATAATGTGACGTTGACACCTACTCTGTTTTATTTGAGTCGTCCCCTTGGGCAACTCTCTTTCGATGGCGAAGAAGGCAAGGATGGATCGTTCAATCAGTTCGGCGGGATTGTTCGTACTACTTTTACCTTCTGA
- a CDS encoding DUF3288 family protein, with translation MSEPNGQTHPLYATDRDLVDALLGHQGDPGPEQLTVAARLVMRYGDFPGADDIKQDIQKAVAGWGLDSQSLNARCREIWASGWKPGQQLDNELGSGADVADQEG, from the coding sequence ATGAGTGAGCCGAACGGCCAAACGCATCCTCTTTACGCAACGGATCGTGACTTGGTTGATGCCTTATTAGGTCATCAGGGAGACCCTGGTCCTGAGCAGCTCACTGTGGCTGCACGGCTGGTGATGCGTTATGGCGATTTCCCTGGCGCCGATGACATCAAACAGGACATTCAGAAAGCCGTAGCTGGCTGGGGACTTGATTCCCAGAGCTTAAATGCTCGCTGTCGCGAGATCTGGGCCAGTGGTTGGAAGCCTGGTCAGCAACTCGATAATGAGCTCGGCTCTGGGGCTGATGTCGCTGATCAGGAGGGTTAA
- the rpe gene encoding ribulose-phosphate 3-epimerase has product MTASERPIQIIPSVLPADWAAMGQCVKDLEAAGVDRIQFDVMDGNFVPNLTFGPELIKACRKYCDVKFETQLMVSQYNAETMLEQYVDATKGPNGEPGVVIAHVEANTHLHRVLGKIRQLGGSPSVAMNPHTPMEMVKNVLDLVDHVLVMTVNPGFGGQAYIPTMLDKISQLRQTIDERGLNIDIEVDGGIKANWTISQCCAAGANCFIAGSGMFAYPTLKEGCDDLRRVAQEARAGKVLPTPS; this is encoded by the coding sequence ATGACCGCATCCGAACGCCCGATTCAGATCATTCCATCTGTGCTGCCCGCTGATTGGGCTGCCATGGGCCAGTGCGTGAAGGATCTCGAAGCAGCTGGTGTCGACAGGATTCAATTTGACGTGATGGACGGCAACTTTGTGCCGAATCTCACTTTCGGACCTGAATTGATCAAGGCGTGCCGCAAATATTGCGACGTGAAGTTTGAAACCCAATTGATGGTGAGCCAATACAACGCAGAAACGATGCTTGAGCAATACGTCGATGCAACCAAAGGGCCAAACGGAGAGCCTGGAGTAGTGATTGCCCATGTCGAAGCCAACACACACCTACACCGGGTACTCGGAAAGATTCGCCAGCTCGGTGGGAGTCCATCCGTTGCGATGAATCCGCACACACCTATGGAAATGGTCAAAAACGTGCTCGACCTCGTCGACCACGTTCTAGTGATGACTGTGAATCCTGGGTTTGGTGGACAGGCCTACATCCCCACCATGCTGGATAAAATCTCACAATTGAGACAAACCATCGATGAACGTGGTCTCAACATCGATATTGAAGTTGACGGCGGAATCAAAGCCAACTGGACCATCTCCCAATGTTGTGCGGCTGGAGCCAACTGTTTCATCGCTGGTAGCGGGATGTTCGCTTATCCGACATTGAAAGAAGGATGTGACGACCTGCGCAGAGTTGCTCAAGAAGCCAGGGCCGGCAAAGTCCTTCCAACGCCGTCCTGA
- the glpX gene encoding class II fructose-bisphosphatase, translating to MDRTLIQEILEVVEQAAIASAELTGLGQKDEADAAAVEAMRKRMGQIEMQGRIVIGEGERDEAPMLYIGEEVGSGKGPGVDFAVDPCEGTNLCANNQRGSMAVLAASDRGGLFNAPDFYMKKLAAPPAAKGKVDIRKSATENIKILSECLGIAASDLTIVVMDRARHKSLIAEIRATGARVQPISDGDVQAAIACGFAGTGTHCLMGIGAAPEGVISAAAMRALGGHFQGQLVYDPAIAQTSEWADMTKEGNLARLAEMGITDPDKIYEADELASGEHVIFAGSGITDGLLFHGVKFESDCTRTSSLIISNLDNTCRFTNTVHIKDGAQSIALS from the coding sequence GTGGATCGCACTCTCATCCAGGAAATTCTTGAGGTCGTTGAGCAGGCGGCCATCGCCTCTGCCGAGCTCACAGGCCTCGGCCAAAAAGACGAGGCTGATGCCGCTGCGGTGGAAGCCATGCGCAAACGCATGGGTCAGATCGAAATGCAGGGCCGGATCGTCATCGGAGAAGGCGAGCGTGATGAAGCTCCCATGCTCTACATCGGTGAAGAAGTCGGCTCAGGCAAAGGCCCTGGCGTTGACTTTGCCGTTGATCCCTGCGAAGGCACCAACCTTTGCGCGAACAACCAGCGCGGATCAATGGCTGTGCTCGCAGCATCAGATCGTGGCGGCCTGTTCAATGCTCCTGACTTCTACATGAAGAAGTTGGCAGCTCCTCCGGCAGCTAAAGGCAAGGTGGACATTCGCAAATCGGCGACGGAAAATATCAAAATTCTCAGCGAGTGCCTTGGCATCGCTGCAAGTGATCTCACCATTGTGGTGATGGATCGAGCTCGTCACAAGAGTTTGATCGCTGAAATCCGTGCGACTGGTGCCAGGGTTCAACCCATTTCCGATGGTGATGTGCAAGCTGCCATTGCCTGTGGTTTTGCTGGTACTGGTACCCATTGCCTCATGGGCATCGGAGCAGCTCCCGAAGGTGTGATCTCAGCAGCGGCTATGCGGGCTCTGGGTGGCCATTTTCAAGGTCAGTTGGTTTATGACCCGGCCATCGCTCAGACCTCTGAGTGGGCTGATATGACCAAGGAAGGCAACTTGGCGAGGCTTGCCGAGATGGGTATCACCGATCCCGACAAGATCTACGAAGCTGATGAGCTCGCTTCTGGTGAGCACGTGATCTTTGCCGGAAGTGGGATCACTGATGGGTTGTTGTTCCACGGCGTTAAGTTTGAGAGTGACTGCACTCGCACAAGCAGCCTGATCATCAGCAACCTTGACAACACCTGCCGTTTCACCAACACGGTTCATATCAAGGATGGAGCTCAAAGCATCGCTCTGAGCTGA
- a CDS encoding glutamyl-tRNA reductase produces MHIAVVGLSHRTAPVEVREKLSIPEQTMEESLQNLRGHDQVLEASILSTCNRLEIYTLVRNPELGISAVREFLSGHSGLATGDLKPHLFTFHHEDAVGHLMRVAAGLDSLVLGEGQILSQVKKMMRLGQEHKSLGPILNRLLTQAVSTGKRVRSETNLGTGAVSISSAAVELAQLKLGQSRGLDDLLTLEDEQVAVVGAGRMSRLLLQHLKAKGASGVVVLNRTVSRAEALAADFPDLPVHCRPLEDLDHCLSTCSLVFTSTAAEDPIIDGSRLQQLNRRSSLRLVDIGVPRNIHADVKGITGVEAYDVDDLKEVVERNQEARQQVAREAQGLLDEEARLFLEWWDSLEAVPTINRLRSSLESIRSEELQKALSRMGPDFSARERKVVEALSKGIINKILHTPVTSLRAPQQRSERQNSLIVVERLFDLVQDDEQER; encoded by the coding sequence ATGCACATCGCCGTTGTCGGCCTCAGTCATCGAACGGCACCGGTTGAAGTGCGCGAAAAGCTCAGTATTCCTGAGCAAACCATGGAGGAATCCCTGCAGAACCTGCGGGGCCATGACCAGGTGCTTGAGGCTTCGATTCTCAGCACCTGCAATCGTCTTGAGATTTATACCCTTGTCCGCAATCCTGAGCTGGGAATTTCAGCTGTCAGAGAGTTTCTGAGTGGACATTCCGGACTCGCTACAGGAGATCTGAAACCTCACCTGTTCACCTTCCACCATGAGGATGCCGTTGGTCATCTGATGAGGGTTGCGGCCGGTCTTGACAGCCTGGTCCTCGGGGAGGGGCAGATCCTGTCTCAGGTCAAGAAAATGATGCGCTTGGGCCAGGAGCACAAATCGCTCGGCCCGATCCTCAATCGATTGCTCACTCAAGCTGTGAGCACTGGAAAAAGGGTTCGCAGTGAAACCAATCTTGGGACTGGTGCAGTCTCTATTAGTTCTGCGGCAGTTGAACTCGCTCAGTTAAAGCTGGGTCAGAGCCGTGGTTTGGACGATCTGCTCACCCTTGAGGATGAACAGGTGGCCGTTGTCGGTGCTGGCCGGATGAGTCGTCTTCTGCTTCAGCATCTGAAGGCGAAGGGTGCTTCAGGTGTTGTGGTTTTGAACCGCACCGTGAGCCGCGCAGAGGCCCTCGCCGCCGACTTCCCTGATTTACCTGTGCATTGTCGGCCACTGGAAGACCTTGATCACTGCCTCAGCACCTGCTCGCTGGTCTTCACCAGCACGGCAGCAGAGGATCCAATTATTGATGGCAGTCGTCTGCAGCAGTTGAATCGTCGCAGTTCCCTGCGGCTGGTTGATATTGGCGTTCCCCGCAATATTCACGCTGATGTGAAAGGGATCACCGGTGTTGAGGCTTACGACGTCGATGATCTCAAGGAAGTTGTCGAACGCAATCAGGAAGCCCGTCAGCAGGTGGCGCGAGAGGCGCAGGGACTGCTTGATGAAGAGGCAAGGCTTTTTCTGGAATGGTGGGACAGTCTGGAGGCAGTCCCGACCATCAACCGGCTTCGTTCTTCTCTGGAGTCGATCCGGTCGGAAGAGCTTCAGAAGGCGCTTAGCCGCATGGGACCTGATTTCTCTGCCCGTGAGCGGAAAGTGGTGGAAGCTCTCAGTAAGGGCATCATCAACAAGATCCTGCATACCCCTGTGACATCACTGCGTGCGCCGCAGCAGCGCAGCGAACGACAAAATTCTCTGATCGTGGTCGAGCGTTTGTTTGATCTGGTGCAGGATGACGAGCAGGAACGCTGA
- a CDS encoding glucose-1-phosphate adenylyltransferase produces the protein MKRVLAIILGGGAGTRLYPLTKMRAKPAVPLAGKYRLIDIPISNCINSDINKMYVMTQFNSASLNRHLTQTFNLSNSFGGGFVEVLAAQQTPDSPSWFEGTADAVRKYQWLFQEWDVDEYLILSGDQLYRMDYSRFIEHHRRTGADLTVAALPVDAKQAESFGLMRTDNDGNIQEFREKPKGDSLLEMAVDTARFGLSPESAQERPYLASMGIYVFSRETLFDLLDGNTNHKDFGKEVIPESLAQGDKLQSYVFDDYWEDIGTIGAFYEANLALTQQPQPPFSFYDEKFPIYTRPRYLPPSKLVDAQITNSIIGEGSILKSCSVHHCVLGVRSRLESDVVIQDTLVMGADFFESSEERAVLRERGGIPLGVGQGTTVKRAILDKNARIGSNVSIVNKDHVEEADRPELGFYIRNGIVVVVKNASIPDGSVI, from the coding sequence ATGAAGCGTGTTCTGGCCATCATTCTTGGGGGAGGAGCGGGAACGCGTCTATATCCCCTCACCAAGATGCGGGCCAAGCCCGCGGTTCCTTTGGCCGGCAAGTACCGACTGATCGACATCCCGATCAGCAACTGCATCAATTCCGACATCAACAAGATGTACGTGATGACGCAGTTCAACAGTGCGTCCCTGAACCGTCACCTGACCCAGACGTTCAATCTCAGCAATTCCTTTGGTGGTGGATTTGTCGAGGTCCTCGCCGCTCAGCAGACCCCCGACAGCCCTTCGTGGTTCGAAGGTACAGCCGATGCAGTCCGTAAATATCAGTGGCTGTTCCAGGAGTGGGACGTTGATGAATATCTGATCCTGTCCGGGGATCAGCTGTACCGCATGGACTACAGCCGTTTCATCGAGCATCACCGTCGTACGGGGGCGGATCTGACAGTTGCTGCTCTGCCGGTTGACGCCAAACAGGCTGAATCATTTGGCCTGATGAGAACCGATAACGACGGCAACATTCAAGAATTCCGCGAAAAGCCCAAGGGTGACTCCCTGCTTGAGATGGCAGTGGATACTGCACGCTTCGGGCTGAGTCCCGAATCTGCCCAAGAACGTCCCTATCTGGCTTCGATGGGGATCTACGTGTTCAGTCGTGAAACATTGTTCGATCTTCTTGATGGCAACACCAATCACAAGGATTTTGGCAAGGAAGTGATTCCTGAATCGCTTGCTCAAGGTGACAAACTCCAGAGTTATGTCTTTGACGATTATTGGGAAGACATCGGCACGATTGGTGCGTTCTATGAGGCCAACCTTGCTCTCACACAACAACCACAACCCCCATTCAGTTTCTACGACGAGAAATTTCCGATTTATACAAGGCCTCGTTACTTGCCCCCAAGCAAATTAGTTGATGCCCAAATCACCAATTCAATTATCGGCGAGGGGTCGATTCTGAAATCCTGTAGTGTCCATCACTGTGTTCTAGGTGTCCGCAGCAGACTCGAGTCTGATGTGGTGATTCAAGACACACTCGTCATGGGTGCTGATTTCTTTGAGTCAAGTGAGGAGCGCGCAGTCCTCAGAGAGCGAGGAGGCATTCCCCTCGGAGTAGGTCAGGGCACCACAGTTAAGCGAGCCATTCTCGACAAAAATGCTCGGATTGGTTCCAATGTTTCCATCGTGAACAAGGACCATGTTGAAGAGGCTGATCGCCCAGAGCTCGGCTTTTACATCCGTAATGGAATCGTGGTCGTTGTCAAAAATGCTTCGATTCCTGATGGAAGCGTGATCTGA
- the gndA gene encoding NADP-dependent phosphogluconate dehydrogenase, which yields MSKAHFGLIGLGVMGENLVLNAERNGFSSVVYNRTYAKTEEFLAGLGAGKNIQGATDLQDFTNKLERPRRILMMVKAGGPVDAVIEQISPYLDEGDLLIDGGNSEYHDTERRVAELESKSFGFIGMGVSGGAKGALEGPSMMPGGTKSSYDAIESLVCKMAAQVEDGPCVTYIGPGGSGHFVKTVHNGIEYGIEQILAEGYDLMKRVGGMSSLEMADVFAHWNSTEELSSYLVEITEVCLRTMDPDDGTSLVEKIQDKAGQKGTGLWTVVSALQMGASVPTIYAALNGRVMSSMKDQRIKAELILKGPAIQSFDMGSSADGMAPLMDAMVLACMASYAQGMELMRIASAEHNYNLNMTSIAQIWKGGCIIRARLLKRIQDAFNANPQLENLLIDPWFADQVNRRLPGLAKVVAGAAAAGVPVPCLSSTLDYINSYRTSRLPQNLVQAMRDCFGSHTYERVDKDGTFHTEWLN from the coding sequence ATGTCCAAGGCCCACTTCGGTCTGATTGGTCTAGGCGTGATGGGGGAAAACCTTGTCCTCAACGCTGAGCGCAATGGCTTCTCGAGCGTCGTTTACAACCGTACTTATGCCAAGACCGAAGAATTTCTTGCTGGTCTGGGTGCTGGCAAGAACATTCAAGGAGCTACGGACCTTCAGGATTTCACCAACAAACTCGAACGTCCACGACGCATCCTGATGATGGTGAAGGCCGGTGGGCCTGTGGATGCTGTCATTGAACAAATTTCTCCTTACTTAGATGAGGGAGACCTCTTAATTGATGGTGGTAACTCGGAATATCACGACACCGAGCGTCGTGTAGCTGAACTGGAAAGTAAGAGTTTTGGCTTCATTGGGATGGGCGTCTCCGGTGGCGCCAAAGGTGCGCTCGAAGGGCCGAGCATGATGCCTGGAGGGACCAAGTCGTCCTATGACGCCATCGAAAGCCTGGTTTGCAAGATGGCTGCCCAGGTTGAGGATGGGCCCTGTGTCACTTACATCGGACCGGGAGGCTCAGGTCACTTCGTCAAGACCGTTCATAACGGCATCGAGTACGGCATTGAGCAGATCTTGGCCGAGGGGTACGACCTGATGAAACGGGTCGGTGGCATGAGCAGCCTCGAGATGGCGGATGTGTTCGCGCACTGGAACAGCACCGAGGAGTTGTCGTCCTATCTCGTTGAAATCACCGAGGTGTGTTTACGCACCATGGATCCGGATGATGGCACCTCGCTTGTCGAGAAGATCCAGGACAAGGCCGGCCAGAAGGGAACGGGTCTTTGGACAGTGGTCAGTGCTCTGCAGATGGGGGCCTCGGTGCCCACGATCTACGCCGCTCTCAATGGACGGGTCATGAGCTCCATGAAAGACCAGCGCATTAAGGCGGAGTTGATTCTGAAGGGGCCGGCTATTCAGTCCTTCGATATGGGCTCATCCGCCGATGGCATGGCTCCTCTGATGGATGCCATGGTTCTGGCCTGTATGGCCAGTTACGCCCAGGGAATGGAGTTGATGCGGATTGCCTCCGCTGAGCACAACTACAACCTGAATATGACTTCAATCGCACAAATCTGGAAAGGAGGTTGCATCATTCGTGCTCGCTTGCTCAAGCGCATTCAGGATGCTTTCAACGCCAATCCTCAGCTGGAGAACCTGTTGATCGATCCCTGGTTCGCCGATCAGGTGAACCGCCGTTTGCCCGGGTTGGCCAAAGTGGTTGCCGGTGCAGCCGCTGCCGGTGTTCCAGTGCCCTGTCTCAGCAGCACACTCGATTACATCAACAGCTATCGCACGTCACGCCTTCCCCAGAACCTTGTGCAGGCAATGCGTGACTGCTTCGGGTCCCACACCTATGAGCGCGTGGATAAGGACGGCACTTTCCACACCGAGTGGCTCAACTGA
- the pgl gene encoding 6-phosphogluconolactonase, whose translation MSSYRIEQVQSAQDLARRAAEHIGSAIDLALDQRDRAQIALSGGTTPALAYALLGQEHLPWDRVDVFLGDERWVAADDESSNALMLRKTLLKRDQPGARACFHPVPTVELASPEASADAFAELVAKVCQGEPPVFDFMLLGLGDDGHTASLFPGTEAPAVHDRWTTIGRGKGLERITLTAPVLSAARQVVFLVSGQAKRQALSRLIDADESAERTPAKLVQPGSEILVLADQAAAQGL comes from the coding sequence ATGAGTTCTTATCGCATCGAGCAGGTTCAGTCGGCCCAGGATCTTGCTCGGCGAGCCGCCGAGCACATCGGATCGGCCATCGACCTGGCCCTTGATCAGAGGGATCGAGCGCAGATTGCGTTGTCTGGAGGCACCACCCCTGCATTGGCGTATGCATTGCTGGGTCAGGAACATCTTCCCTGGGACAGGGTTGACGTGTTTTTGGGCGACGAGCGATGGGTGGCCGCTGATGACGAATCAAGCAATGCACTGATGTTGCGCAAGACCTTGCTCAAGAGAGATCAGCCGGGTGCTCGCGCCTGTTTTCATCCCGTTCCGACTGTTGAATTGGCGTCTCCCGAAGCCAGTGCCGATGCCTTTGCCGAGCTGGTAGCCAAGGTCTGTCAGGGCGAACCCCCCGTGTTTGATTTCATGTTGCTTGGGCTTGGTGATGACGGCCATACGGCGTCTCTGTTCCCTGGGACGGAGGCTCCCGCAGTGCACGATCGCTGGACCACCATTGGCCGGGGTAAAGGACTTGAGAGAATCACACTGACCGCCCCTGTCCTCAGTGCTGCACGCCAGGTGGTGTTTCTTGTCAGTGGACAGGCCAAACGTCAGGCTCTGTCTCGACTGATCGATGCTGATGAATCTGCAGAGCGCACACCTGCCAAGCTGGTTCAGCCGGGTTCCGAAATTCTCGTACTCGCCGATCAGGCTGCTGCTCAAGGTCTTTGA
- a CDS encoding CIA30 family protein encodes MTTPHHHQPPEIRVIATGESFRDWASLNDTIMGGSSSAGCRFSDQGLVLEGEVVSAGGGFVSCRSPVYRPPLDLSSYAGLRLRLDGEGRSFKFAVACRDRVFGLTELIPGGLRWVTTVATESADTTVVEVPFDSLKPVVRAKPVSLPVRFDPSCITRLQLLHSRFGDDGEPNPGYRAGAIKLLIRSIEAF; translated from the coding sequence TTGACGACACCTCACCACCACCAGCCACCGGAAATTCGAGTGATCGCTACCGGTGAGTCCTTTCGAGACTGGGCCAGTCTGAACGACACGATCATGGGAGGGTCCAGCAGTGCTGGCTGCCGATTCAGTGATCAGGGCCTTGTTCTCGAGGGCGAGGTTGTCAGTGCAGGGGGCGGTTTTGTGAGCTGCCGTTCACCGGTGTACCGACCGCCCCTGGATCTCAGTTCCTACGCCGGGTTGCGTTTGAGACTGGATGGGGAAGGGCGCAGTTTCAAGTTCGCGGTTGCCTGCCGGGATCGTGTGTTCGGACTCACCGAGCTGATACCAGGTGGATTGCGATGGGTCACGACGGTTGCCACAGAGTCAGCGGATACCACGGTTGTTGAGGTTCCCTTTGACAGTCTCAAGCCTGTGGTGCGAGCGAAACCTGTCAGTCTTCCGGTTCGCTTTGATCCGTCGTGCATCACCCGTCTTCAGTTGCTGCATTCACGTTTCGGTGACGATGGGGAGCCAAATCCCGGTTATCGAGCGGGTGCGATCAAGCTCTTGATTCGCTCGATTGAAGCGTTTTGA
- the ilvD gene encoding dihydroxy-acid dehydratase translates to MLRSDAVTKGIQRSPNRAMLRAVGFEDQDFGKPIIGIANGYSTITPCNVGLNELSKRAEAAARLAGSMPQMFGTITVSDGISMGTEGMKYSLVSREVIADAIETACNGQSMDGVLAVGGCDKNMPGAMLAMARMNIPAIFVYGGTIKPGKLGGCDLTVVSAFEAVGQLTNGKIDMDQLMAVEKNACPGAGSCGGMFTANTMSAAIETMGLSLPCSSTMAAEDAEKADSAARSAEVLVEAVKANIRPLDLLTREAFENAISVIMAVGGSTNSVLHLLAIARTAGVELNIDDFEQIRQRVPVFCDLKPSGRYVTVDLHRAGGIPQVMKLLLNAGLLHGDCRTIEGKTLTQLLEDVPSEPPADQDVIRPISKPIYQKGHLAILKGNLALEGSVAKISGVKSPVLTGPARVFESEETCLEAILDRKIKAGDVVVVRYEGPVGGPGMREMLSPTAAIVGQGLGEKVALITDGRFSGGSYGLVVGHVAPEAAVGGNIGLVEEGDSITVDANQLLLQLNVDEAELERRRAAWNSPPPRYRTGILGKYARLVSSSSRGAVTDQP, encoded by the coding sequence ATGCTCCGCTCCGATGCCGTCACCAAGGGGATCCAACGTTCCCCTAACAGGGCGATGCTGAGAGCCGTGGGCTTTGAAGACCAGGATTTCGGCAAGCCCATCATCGGGATCGCGAACGGATACAGCACAATCACGCCCTGCAATGTGGGCCTGAACGAGTTGTCGAAGCGTGCGGAAGCGGCAGCAAGACTGGCCGGAAGCATGCCGCAGATGTTCGGAACGATCACTGTCAGTGACGGGATCTCCATGGGAACCGAGGGCATGAAGTATTCCCTCGTCAGCCGTGAAGTGATTGCCGATGCCATCGAAACGGCCTGCAACGGCCAGAGCATGGATGGCGTGCTTGCCGTGGGCGGATGCGACAAGAACATGCCCGGAGCCATGCTGGCGATGGCCCGGATGAACATCCCGGCGATTTTTGTGTATGGCGGCACGATCAAGCCGGGAAAACTCGGGGGATGCGATCTCACCGTGGTGAGTGCCTTCGAAGCCGTGGGTCAGCTCACGAACGGCAAGATCGACATGGACCAACTGATGGCCGTCGAAAAGAACGCTTGTCCTGGAGCAGGAAGCTGCGGCGGCATGTTCACTGCCAACACAATGAGTGCAGCGATCGAAACGATGGGGCTGAGTCTCCCGTGCAGCTCAACAATGGCGGCGGAGGATGCTGAAAAAGCCGACAGTGCAGCCCGCTCTGCGGAGGTCCTCGTTGAGGCGGTGAAAGCGAACATCAGGCCCCTGGATTTGCTGACCAGGGAAGCCTTTGAAAACGCCATCAGCGTGATCATGGCCGTTGGCGGCTCAACCAACTCGGTTCTGCACCTGCTCGCCATCGCAAGAACGGCCGGAGTCGAACTGAACATCGATGACTTTGAACAAATCCGCCAGCGAGTTCCTGTCTTCTGTGATCTGAAGCCGAGCGGTCGTTACGTCACCGTGGACCTTCACAGAGCAGGTGGTATCCCTCAGGTGATGAAATTGCTGCTGAATGCAGGTCTTCTGCATGGCGATTGCCGGACGATCGAGGGCAAGACGTTGACGCAGCTACTCGAAGATGTGCCGTCAGAACCTCCTGCTGATCAGGATGTCATCCGTCCCATCAGCAAACCCATCTATCAGAAGGGACACCTAGCCATTCTCAAGGGCAACCTTGCGCTTGAGGGAAGTGTCGCGAAGATCAGCGGCGTCAAATCTCCAGTGCTGACTGGCCCAGCCAGGGTCTTTGAAAGTGAAGAGACTTGTCTTGAAGCCATTCTTGACCGCAAAATCAAAGCTGGTGATGTCGTGGTCGTCCGCTATGAGGGTCCGGTGGGCGGTCCTGGTATGCGCGAGATGCTCTCACCCACTGCAGCCATTGTCGGGCAGGGGCTTGGGGAGAAAGTGGCCCTGATCACTGACGGGCGCTTCAGCGGTGGTTCTTACGGACTGGTGGTGGGGCATGTTGCCCCTGAAGCCGCGGTCGGTGGCAACATCGGACTGGTCGAAGAGGGAGACAGCATCACTGTTGACGCCAATCAACTCCTGCTGCAACTCAACGTGGATGAAGCCGAACTGGAGCGCAGACGCGCTGCCTGGAACAGTCCACCTCCCCGCTATCGAACCGGCATCCTTGGCAAATACGCACGTCTGGTGAGTTCCAGTAGCAGGGGCGCGGTCACCGATCAGCCCTAA